One window of the Pseudomonadota bacterium genome contains the following:
- a CDS encoding 3,4-dihydroxy-2-butanone-4-phosphate synthase, whose amino-acid sequence MSLLPQFLEQFKATSLGILIDDTGTPTPRSALIAPAYEISPSVVNRAITLSAGLTFVSLSSERASAFMLQSMARPALPSPLPVLQNQGGLALYTSVEARHGISTGISAADRAATLRVLGGKDPQPRDLVKPGHIFPVEAREGGVLVKSAIAEGALDLVTMSGYTDAALFMDLLDARGDLLPLSEVPALAYREQLPIITLTDLIEYRLNKEPLITRAAEALLPTTQAGELRAIVYRSRIHDVEHIALVKGDVTEANPVLVRVQVESTVTDVFGGGDSAGAPSSRTLLHRSLSAINERGCGVLLYLRRPFLNDKSGQVQTLSNSGSDQRSANMMREYGVGAQILRDLGISKIEVLSSSSRLLAGLTSFGITVVSQRPVPEIDSDKR is encoded by the coding sequence ATGTCGCTACTCCCCCAGTTTTTAGAGCAATTTAAGGCAACCAGTCTTGGAATCCTTATAGACGATACAGGAACCCCAACCCCACGTTCAGCTCTGATCGCTCCAGCATATGAGATCTCACCTAGCGTGGTTAATCGTGCCATAACGTTGAGCGCTGGACTTACCTTTGTCTCGTTATCATCTGAGCGAGCCAGCGCGTTTATGCTTCAATCGATGGCGCGACCTGCTCTCCCCTCACCCCTACCCGTTCTTCAAAATCAGGGTGGGCTTGCGCTCTACACCTCAGTTGAGGCACGACACGGGATCTCAACCGGTATCAGCGCAGCAGATAGAGCTGCAACGTTGCGGGTGCTTGGAGGCAAAGATCCTCAACCCCGTGACCTCGTGAAACCGGGGCACATCTTTCCGGTTGAAGCTCGCGAAGGCGGCGTTTTAGTTAAGAGCGCTATCGCAGAAGGGGCGCTTGATCTAGTCACAATGTCTGGCTATACCGATGCCGCTCTCTTTATGGATCTTCTTGACGCGCGCGGCGATCTGCTCCCACTTTCTGAAGTTCCGGCTCTTGCATACCGTGAGCAACTCCCCATCATAACGCTAACCGATCTGATCGAATACCGACTTAATAAGGAGCCCCTTATAACGCGCGCCGCTGAGGCGCTGCTCCCCACAACTCAGGCTGGAGAGCTGCGCGCTATCGTCTACCGTTCGCGCATACACGATGTTGAACATATCGCCCTGGTCAAGGGAGATGTTACCGAGGCTAATCCGGTTCTCGTTAGGGTGCAGGTTGAGAGCACCGTTACAGATGTTTTTGGTGGTGGCGATAGTGCTGGAGCACCCTCCTCTAGAACCTTGCTGCACCGCTCTCTAAGCGCTATTAATGAACGGGGTTGCGGTGTTTTGCTCTACCTTAGGCGTCCCTTCCTTAACGATAAAAGCGGACAGGTGCAGACCCTCTCAAATAGTGGCTCCGATCAACGTTCAGCCAATATGATGCGAGAATACGGAGTTGGTGCGCAGATCTTACGAGACCTCGGGATCTCAAAGATAGAGGTGCTCTCCTCCAGCTCGCGTTTGCTAGCAGGTTTAACAAGCTTCGGAATAACCGTAGTTTCTCAGCGTCCTGTTCCTGAGATAGATTCAGATAAAAGGTAG
- a CDS encoding phosphodiester glycosidase family protein, whose protein sequence is MFMIHAVRAISWLICCISLVFCALPSLLRAEAPQLAWEKIGDDLEQATGKLNQDSVFSASIVLVRSALQRFNLQTIRASEYGWKHATIRSLCRAAGASVCINSNFFDEQGKALGVVISRGIIHQKAHRGGGTLTGILFATSKGVGITHRDTFSINGVVEAAQAGPRLISQGQIVPGLKESSFRTNLSGVCLDSKGRIVLYRVTAGVFGSSLPLLQNLLLSPAVECLDALNLDGGGSSQLYLAGEIPGHAGAVREENFAGRDEVPIALGLFPIISALPATATTSP, encoded by the coding sequence ATGTTTATGATACATGCAGTTCGAGCGATATCTTGGCTCATCTGCTGTATATCTCTGGTATTTTGCGCACTGCCATCTCTTCTCCGAGCAGAGGCCCCGCAGCTTGCATGGGAAAAGATCGGGGACGATCTTGAACAAGCAACAGGAAAGCTTAATCAGGACTCAGTTTTTTCAGCCTCGATAGTCCTGGTTAGATCTGCCTTGCAACGCTTTAATCTACAGACGATTCGGGCCTCGGAGTACGGCTGGAAGCACGCCACAATTCGTTCTCTCTGCCGAGCTGCAGGGGCCTCAGTCTGTATAAATTCAAACTTCTTTGACGAACAGGGCAAAGCCCTTGGGGTCGTAATCAGTCGAGGGATAATTCACCAGAAGGCTCACCGCGGAGGTGGGACGTTAACCGGGATCCTCTTTGCTACCTCTAAGGGGGTCGGCATTACTCACCGCGATACCTTTTCAATCAATGGGGTTGTTGAAGCAGCACAGGCGGGGCCACGCCTGATCTCTCAGGGTCAGATAGTCCCTGGTCTTAAGGAGTCCTCATTTAGAACTAATCTCTCGGGCGTATGCCTAGATAGCAAGGGTCGAATTGTGCTGTACCGTGTTACCGCAGGGGTATTTGGCTCATCGCTTCCGCTATTGCAAAATCTGCTCTTAAGCCCTGCTGTTGAATGCCTCGATGCCTTAAACCTTGACGGGGGCGGCTCCTCTCAGCTCTATCTCGCTGGTGAGATTCCGGGGCATGCGGGCGCGGTTCGTGAGGAAAACTTTGCAGGTCGAGACGAGGTTCCAATTGCGCTTGGATTATTTCCCATTATTTCGGCCCTGCCAGCTACTGCAACTACCTCTCCTTAA
- a CDS encoding DUF5989 family protein produces the protein MSRTDTIRQIFQLLIERKAWWLVPMVVVFLLVGLLLVTTQGSALSPFIYALF, from the coding sequence ATGAGTAGGACAGATACAATTCGTCAGATCTTTCAGCTTCTGATCGAGAGAAAAGCGTGGTGGCTAGTTCCAATGGTGGTAGTGTTTCTGCTAGTAGGACTACTGCTAGTAACTACGCAGGGTTCGGCGCTATCGCCCTTTATCTACGCGTTGTTCTAA